Proteins from a single region of Abyssalbus ytuae:
- the atpD gene encoding F0F1 ATP synthase subunit beta: protein MSKVTGKVAQIIGPVVDVEFASESELPKIYDSLEINREDGSKLVLEVQSHIGEDTVRTVSMDSTDGLSRGTEVFATGNPIQMPIGDDIYGRLFNVIGNAIDGLGDLPKEGKNGLPIHREAPKFEDLSTSTEVLFTGIKVIDLIEPYAKGGKIGLFGGAGVGKTVLIQELINNIAKGHGGLSVFAGVGERTREGNDLLREMLESGIIRYGKDFMHSMEEGGWDLSKVDKSSLKESKATFVFGQMNEPPGARARVALSGLTIAEYFRDGAGDGQGKDVLFFVDNIFRFTQAGSEVSALLGRMPSAVGYQPTLATEMGAMQERITSTKKGSITSVQAVYVPADDLTDPAPATTFAHLDATTVLSRKIAELGIYPAVDPLDSTSRILTSEILGKDHYECAQKVKELLQRYKELQDIIAILGMEELSEEDKLAVSRARRVQRFLSQPFHVAEQFTGIPGVLVDIKETIKGFNMIMDGELDHLPEAAFNLKGTIEDAIEAGEKMLAEA, encoded by the coding sequence ATGTCAAAAGTTACAGGTAAAGTTGCACAGATTATCGGTCCGGTGGTAGACGTTGAATTCGCGTCGGAGTCAGAACTTCCAAAAATTTATGATTCATTAGAAATTAACAGAGAAGATGGTTCAAAACTTGTTTTAGAGGTACAATCCCATATTGGAGAAGATACTGTTAGGACTGTCTCTATGGATTCTACTGATGGATTGAGTAGAGGAACTGAGGTTTTTGCAACAGGAAATCCAATTCAAATGCCTATCGGGGATGACATTTATGGTCGTCTTTTTAATGTTATTGGAAATGCTATTGATGGTTTGGGAGATTTACCTAAAGAAGGTAAAAACGGTCTTCCCATTCACAGAGAAGCACCAAAATTTGAAGACTTATCAACTTCAACAGAAGTCTTATTTACAGGTATTAAAGTAATTGACCTTATTGAACCTTACGCAAAAGGGGGTAAAATTGGGTTATTTGGTGGTGCCGGAGTAGGTAAAACAGTATTGATTCAGGAGTTGATTAACAATATAGCAAAAGGTCACGGTGGATTATCAGTATTTGCCGGTGTTGGTGAAAGAACACGTGAAGGTAATGACCTTTTAAGAGAAATGCTTGAATCCGGAATTATCAGATATGGTAAAGATTTTATGCATTCGATGGAAGAAGGAGGTTGGGACCTTTCAAAAGTTGATAAATCATCTTTAAAAGAGTCTAAGGCAACCTTTGTTTTCGGACAGATGAATGAACCTCCGGGAGCACGTGCCCGTGTTGCTTTATCAGGATTAACAATTGCAGAATATTTCCGTGACGGAGCGGGAGATGGCCAAGGAAAAGACGTTCTTTTCTTCGTTGACAATATCTTCCGTTTTACACAGGCAGGTTCTGAAGTTTCAGCTTTATTAGGGCGTATGCCATCAGCAGTAGGTTATCAGCCTACTCTGGCAACTGAAATGGGTGCTATGCAAGAGCGTATTACCTCAACTAAAAAAGGATCAATTACATCAGTTCAGGCGGTTTACGTACCTGCTGATGACTTGACTGACCCTGCGCCTGCAACTACTTTCGCCCACTTAGATGCAACTACCGTATTATCTCGTAAAATCGCTGAGCTGGGTATTTATCCTGCAGTTGATCCTCTGGACTCTACTTCCAGGATTTTAACTTCTGAGATTTTAGGAAAAGATCATTATGAATGTGCGCAAAAAGTAAAAGAGTTATTACAACGTTATAAAGAACTTCAGGATATCATCGCTATTTTAGGTATGGAAGAGCTTTCGGAAGAAGATAAGCTTGCAGTGTCACGTGCAAGGCGTGTACAGCGTTTCTTATCGCAGCCATTCCACGTAGCAGAACAGTTTACAGGTATTCCGGGAGTATTGGTAGATATTAAAGAAACTATCAAAGGATTTAATATGATTATGGATGGTGAATTAGATCACCTTCCTGAGGCAGCTTTTAACCTTAAAGGTACCATAGAAGATGCTATAGAAGCCGGAGAAAAAATGTTAGCTGAAGCTTAA
- a CDS encoding FoF1 ATP synthase subunit delta/epsilon: MYLEIVTPEATLFNGDVESVAVPGINGEFQMLNNHAPIVSLLGKGNVKIYGDMKINKEFSSKFTKGDKNVTLLSINSGTVEMKDNKVIVLAD, translated from the coding sequence ATGTATTTAGAAATAGTTACACCCGAAGCCACTTTATTTAACGGAGATGTTGAATCTGTAGCAGTGCCCGGAATTAACGGTGAATTTCAGATGTTAAATAATCACGCACCTATAGTTTCTTTGCTTGGTAAAGGAAATGTTAAGATTTATGGGGATATGAAAATAAATAAAGAGTTTTCTTCAAAATTTACTAAAGGAGATAAAAATGTAACTCTTTTGTCTATTAATAGTGGCACGGTTGAAATGAAAGATAACAAAGTGATAGTTTTAGCTGATTAA